CCGAGATCACCGTCGACGGAGGCGTCCTCCTCTTCGCTCTCTCGCTCTCGCTCGCGACCGGTATCCTGTTCGGGCTCGCGCCGGCCTTCGCGTCCGCGCGTCCGAATCTCGCCGACGCACTGCGCGAGCGGGGATCGACGCCGGGGGGCGGGCGGCACCGCCTGCGCGCGGGTCTCGTCATCGGCGAGGTGGCCGTCGCGTTCGTCCTGCTCGCGGGAGCGGGACTCCTCCTCCGGAGCCTCGGCCGCCTGGTGCACGTGGATCCGGGATTCGACGCGACCCGGGTCTTCACCGCGCGCCTCGATCTCCCCGCGATCCGCTACCCGGACGCCGCGCGCGCGGCGGCGGCCTACGCGTCGGTCGTCGACGAGCTCGGACGCGCGCCGGGGATCGTCTCGGCCGGCGCCGTGATGCCGCTGCCGCTCTCCGGTTTCGAGAACATGGTCGCCTTCGGGCTCGCGCCGGGCGCGGGAATCGCGCCGCCGGCCTCCTCGGCGGGGCGGCCGTTCCCCTGGACGGCGGCGTTCGCCGCGGCAGAGCCCGGATACTTCCGGACGCTGGGAATTCCGGTGCGCGCGGGACGGGAGTTCACGCGGCGGGACGACCTGCACGCGCCCCCGGTCGCGATCGTCAACGAGGCGCTCGCCCGGAAGTTCTTCCCGGGCGGCGACGCGATCGGGCGCCGCATCCGCCCGACCGTCTCCGCCGGGGACGAGCCGCCCGCCTTCCGCGAGATCGTCGGCA
This window of the Thermoanaerobaculia bacterium genome carries:
- a CDS encoding FtsX-like permease family protein, with translation EITVDGGVLLFALSLSLATGILFGLAPAFASARPNLADALRERGSTPGGGRHRLRAGLVIGEVAVAFVLLAGAGLLLRSLGRLVHVDPGFDATRVFTARLDLPAIRYPDAARAAAAYASVVDELGRAPGIVSAGAVMPLPLSGFENMVAFGLAPGAGIAPPASSAGRPFPWTAAFAAAEPGYFRTLGIPVRAGREFTRRDDLHAPPVAIVNEALARKFFPGGDAIGRRIRPTVSAGDEPPAFREIVGIVGDVKLDGLRDEPGPVVYLPEAQVGFTSTWLVVKTSGDDAAALASIRRLVGRIDPELPVYASQPLSRYVSDSVRAERFTSVLVTLFAALALVLTAIGLFGVISYTVAQRTHEIGVRMAIGARPGEVFRMVVGSGMRLVGAGTAAGLAGALLLGRAFERFLFGVGRSDPATLAGVAALLAAVGLLACALPARRAVRVDPVSALRDE